GCTGGTTGGAGAGATGTCCATGCCGGGAACGAATTCTCTGTTTGACGTCCCATGGATAGGGACCCTGGATGAGCATCTCCTCGTCGTGGTTGCTCTCAAGAATCAGGGTTGTGACACCCCGGAGAGAATGGAGGACGGAGGCGGGCATGGTTCCCATGTCCGTGGCGATACCGATGCTGGCACCTTTGTCTCCCTCAATCCGGAACCCGACAGGTTCGGCTGCGTCGTGGGGTACGGAAAATGGCGTTACACGGAGGCCATTGATCGCCATCGGTCCCTGAATGGATTGAAGGGTGGGATGTCCCAGCCCGGATGCCTCCAGGGCCTTCACCGTGCCCGGGCTGGCATAGGTCGGGATGGGTCTCCGCTTCTGAATCGTTCGCAGGGAGGATACATGGTCGCCATGTTCGTGGGTGATGAATATGGCAGCCAGATCTTCGAACTGGCAGCCGATCTCCAGCATCCGATGGGTGAGCCGGCGGTGGGAAAAGCCTGCATCGACCAGGATGAGAGTCTCCCCCTGGATCACAAGGTAAGCATTTCCCTTGCTTCCCGAACCGAGAACAGCAATTCGCATGATCGATGATTATCCCATATATTGGGTTGAAACGCCATAGGACCACAGAGTATTGAGTAGTGACCGACTTTCGGAATAGACAGGTACATGGATCGTATACAATAGGATCGGGTGCCGGGATGCCCTATCTCGATGGGTCCCGAAATTCTCCATGGAGGTGCTTCGTTATGGCCATCTTTCCGCTGATTGCGATTCTGTTCTGGGGTTCGATCTTCTTTTTCGGGTTTCGATCCGCCTTTGTCCAGGAAAAGGGTCCTCTCATTCAGCCGATGCGAACGGTTTTGAAATCCCTGGGAGATGCCGTGTGGATCCTGATCGGCATCCTCATCTGCGGTGTGATCCTGCTTGTTGTCCTTGACGTCGGGCAGATCGCGGCTCACAGAAGCCCTGTGGGCTTCTTCACCACCATGGCATTCTTCTGCCTCATCCCCGCCGACGCCCTCCTCGCCGCAAAGCTCTTCCTTCCGAAAGAATAAGGCAGTAGACAGTAGACGGTACCCTCCAGATCTTCGATCCTTCGGGCATCCATTCGGGACCTGTCAATCGGCGCGTAGTTTTACGAGATAGATTGGCGCGTATTTTTACGAGATGAGAGAAAAAGAAGAAGAGCGGGAGGGGGGTCTGTTGTTGGTGTTGTTTTTTCATGCTTGACCTCCTCGTAGGATGGCTTCCAGATCTTTCAGGCGGTAACTCCGTCCGTCGATGGACAGAATGTGGGATCGATGAAGAATGCGGTCCAGGATGGCCTTGGTGGCCATTTCGTCTCCCGCAAAGATCTGGACCCATTCCCGTACCGATCGGTTGCTGGTCAGGATGAGACTTCCCCGGACATAGCGCGCCGAGATGAATTGAAAGAAGAGATGGGTCTCTCTCCTGTCCAGGCTCTGGTAGCCCAATTCATCCAGGATGACGAGGGCGTTTTTCATGTATCCCTGTCTCGTGAATGGGGTCCACCTTATAACTCAGCGTAAACCCGTGATGCGAAACAAGACGTCCATGCAGCAACGTGATCGCCGGTCTGCGCCGCTGTCCTGACGATTCAGACACCCATGTCGAAATAATTCCCTCGTAACGATATACGCCGGACATACGCTCTGTACGACGGTCTGTCGCTCCTGCTGCCAGACGTTTCAACCGATACCGGATCGCTCCTTCCGTCACTCCATAACGCTCCGCGATCTCCACGTTGCTCATCCC
The sequence above is a segment of the Thermoanaerobaculia bacterium genome. Coding sequences within it:
- a CDS encoding sigma factor-like helix-turn-helix DNA-binding protein; protein product: PSLLHFRGVTLDELSNVSHEVGMPRSRTRRPLRGKDSEIMVVKQVGGMSNVEIAERYGVTEGAIRYRLKRLAAGATDRRTERMSGVYRYEGIISTWVSESSGQRRRPAITLLHGRLVSHHGFTLSYKVDPIHETGIHEKRPRHPG
- a CDS encoding ATP-binding protein is translated as MKNALVILDELGYQSLDRRETHLFFQFISARYVRGSLILTSNRSVREWVQIFAGDEMATKAILDRILHRSHILSIDGRSYRLKDLEAILRGGQA
- a CDS encoding MBL fold metallo-hydrolase is translated as MRIAVLGSGSKGNAYLVIQGETLILVDAGFSHRRLTHRMLEIGCQFEDLAAIFITHEHGDHVSSLRTIQKRRPIPTYASPGTVKALEASGLGHPTLQSIQGPMAINGLRVTPFSVPHDAAEPVGFRIEGDKGASIGIATDMGTMPASVLHSLRGVTTLILESNHDEEMLIQGPYPWDVKQRIRSRHGHLSNQQVREFLPELIHSRLTSLVLAHLSEHNNLPEMADLSAREVLKTEGATHVKMEVAAQHSITYPLEV